The genomic window CGTCTCTACTAATGGAAAGATGGTAAACCAGACCCTGAAATGTATGGCAAATTCTGccacctgttaaaaattccatGTTCATGGTCTCCTTTAGCAAGCTAAACACCAGCCTTCCTCTCAAGTTGTGCAGAAATTCTCAGAAGGTAAGACTGAACCCGTGGTGTGACAGGGTGCACACCATGAAAGAGACTGAGAAAGGCTATGTTTCAGCTATGCTGAGACCCCATAGAAGTCTGCATCATGGCAAGCTCTTCTCAGATGCTCCCAAAGAgcagagggactttttacacTCCCCCATGCAATCAGTTAGCTGTCTGTCAGTAATTTATTATTGTAGCTGGGTTAGTATCTTTAAAGGTTTGTATctttaaagcaaatatattCATAGCTGATGCGTAGTTTCTAAATCCTGGCTGAGAAAGGTGATTTTTGAACAGGTCTCAAAAGACACATTTGTACGATCATGTGTAATGTTAGAAAACCTACACAAGGGATGCATTATGATGTCCTAAAGCTTTCTTCATTCAGTTCATAGTCAGGTAGACTCTCACCAGAGTCATGAGAACTCACAAGATCCCACTGTCCTTGCTGTAGGATAGGTAAGAAAACAAGCAATCATCtacaaaaattcagaaaaataattttagtgtCAAAGGAAAGGAGTACAAGATTGCCTTTGTTGAGCTTTCTTCAAATTCTTCATGTGTGTTCCAAATATGCTGGGTGTATCAGCTGCAGCAAAACTGCTCCCAAATCTTTTTAAGCAGCCAGTGTTAAAACATCTGCTCACGGGGAGAATGAATCCATGCTGAGGTCCCCTGGGGGAATACCCTTATTGCTCATCCCTAAAACACCTCtccttttatttccagaatGAAGTCACTTCCTTTCCTGGGGGAATTTGAGGAAACCCAAAACACAGTTATTCTGCCTGAGATGAACCACGTGTCCAGCAATGAATCACAGACTTCAGAAACAGAGGAACATAATAATAGGAAGAATCTGATGAGCTACACTAGGGCTTTAAAGGACATGTCTTATGGTGGTCTTGCTGATGATAGAGGAACAGACTTCAGACCTTGGCAAAAGAAGGAAGCTCCACCAGTTCCTCCACGGAGCACTTCTCGGCACCTGACAAACTCACTTTCTGCAGTTGTACAGCTTTCTGAAGCACCAGTAAGAGATCCAGGCATCAAAAGCAATTGCAAGGCTCAGGACTGTAGGAGTGGAAGGAAACTGATGAATCCTTCACCTATAAACCAGAATGAAACTGCAGCAGCCTGTGCAAATGAAGGGCAGACTGTGAAAGGTCCTGTGATGGTAACTGCTGCAATACCAGTAACCAAAAATGAGTGCAATGTACCAACAAGTTTCTGCCACAACACATGGGCATATGATGTGGGCAAACTTGGAAAAGACAATAAAAGTGAACCTTCCCCACTGTCAGCCCAAAAGAGTTGTTCAGATGGAAATATGGTCCAAACCAACAAGGTGCACCTGAAACAAAATCCCAAGTCTCACAGCAGCCTTTATTACAGTAATGACTTTTATGCCCCTGCTACCCTGCACAATGATCTTTTGGAAGATGCTAGGTATACTTTGGGGAGGACCCAAAGAAATGAAACTTTAGCAGCAAAAATCGATGAGTTTAACCGGACTGTATTTCACACAGATAAACATAACAATGCTTTGCAAGGAAACCAGGTGCCTCAAACAGCATCAGAAGATCACAAACCCTGCAGTCCACTGTGTGACTCTGCTATTAGCCAGACAGAAACTGTAAATACATCTTGTGTTTCAAATCCCAAATTCTCTGCAGCAAAGGAGCAAGAAACTAGCAACCCCAGCAAAGCTATCAGAATGGCAGggcaacaaaagcaaataaatgggCTTCCAAATACTAGTGGTTATAGGCACATGCTTCATGAGCATGACTGGAGACCAAGTAATTTATCCGGTCGCCCGCGTTCAGCTGACTCAAGGTCGAACTATGGTGTTGttgaaaagcttttgaaaaactatgaaaaatCAACAGTGACTTCTCCATGTAATGCGAAATGCTGCAAAGATAAGTGGACATGGGCAAATTCTGAATTCAGCGATGGGGGTTGTGAGACATTGAGTCAGTATTTAGAAATGCTCCAGATTGAGCAAGGAAAGCAAGAATTTCCGAGGAATTCAGCCAGGCATATTGGGCAGCAACTCAAGCaaggaaaagagagacagaagttACCAGAGGTAAGGTTCATAAGAATGGCAAGAACAAAATAACTCAGTTTCATACCAAGCTTCAGATTCTAAAATGAGGCAGGCTAACACAGTATTGTAAATACTTATGTAAAAATAGACACCTCAGGCAAAGATCTGGATCAATCAGGCATATTTCCTCTGAAGATAAAGGAGTTGTGGAAAGGCAGAAGCATGTAAGTAAGAATGACCAGTGAAGATGTGTGCCAGATTCTGATCTCAGCTGCTGTTGTGTAAAGCTAGATTTTAACTGCAGTGCAGTTATTCAAGGACTGAACTAGTGAGAACTGCAATCAGGTTTTAactccctcccttcttccttcagCTGACAAGTTATTTCATAAGCCTTCCCAAAAGGCTTAAGCACACTTGGCCATGTCAAAATCCTAGAGGGCTGAGACAGCATTCTTCAGCATCCAGGGTGCTGCTTAGTTCAGGATTTCCTTGGAACTGCCTATGAAAAGGGGTATTGTAGCTCCATAAAGTTTCCAGTAATAAAGTGGCCTCCTCTTAGTCACATCTCAGTTCCAGGCTTCTTCTATATATTCAAGCATAGGctcacagaaacagaagagtaTGGCATGACTAATTAGTTTATGTTTGGCTgaattttatttgcagaagTTTAGAAATATTGTCTTTGCCaacattcttttttaatgaaaagagaaacagatgattttgaaaatacacTGTAAGTTGCAGGTTCTGTACAAGaccacaaagaaagaaaaatcatttttccTGAAGAGCTCCTTGGACAATGAAGACAAAGAGATATACTCCTTAGTGTCTCAGAAAAGAGCAGGCAAATGTGTTCAGAGCTGAGAAACTTAAATGGGTTCAGACTGTCAGCTGGTATGCTTTAAACTGTCACAAATTCACAGACTTCAGTGGAGCTATGTGGACTTAAACAGCTGAGAATCTGACCGTgcagattttcttctgcatgtctTTCTGGCAGCCTTGCAGTGATGCAACATCTTGCTTAGCAGACACATCTTTACtacagcacagaaagaaaaaccatGAAGCTTCTGATTTCTTGTTCATTCAGTGAACTTTTGataggaaaacaaattttcatcAATGAATATGTAGGGAAGAAATAATGACTAGATAATGACTGAGTTTACTGACTTGATGTAAGCCCAGAATAACTTTACTAAGccaattggatttttttttctccatagaCTCACACTTCATGTTGTCATTTCTATCTGTACAAACTAAGTGTAGAATATTGCCTGATTAGGGGGTACCATTTTAGGTCCAGCAGCATTCATGTCACAAAGATGTAGATAACCACATAGGGCATAAGgcatttggtttattttcatatttccaaTTTACATCACTGTAGCTACGATCAAAATCTGTTGGTTTTCCTGTGTATATAAGGCTCTGCATGTAGACATGACACTGCATTAATACATAACCATTCTGAATTAGTTGCCAAGTGTAAACAGGTTCACATTGCACTGATGGAAACAGAGTTCGTTCTTCTTAGCAAGATGTGAATGTTGAAATAGGATCTAtcaaaaaatacctgaaaagtATGTAGATCGTAGTTCAGTAATGTAAGATGGTATTCTGAGTTCTACGTTTAGAACAGTATACAGTGTTCATTGACaaaaaaacttccaaaaatgaaagaaatgagaagtgAACATCAGTTTTGGCTTGCATTAACATTTTATACCTTTCCTTGTGTCTGACACTTGTCTCAACATATTTTAAACCGCAACCGATGTGAGAATCCCTATACATAGAAATAGCTGTTCTTTTGCATTCTGCGCATTACTGTGCTCCTTTTAATAGCTTCAGACCACCTGTTCTGAGGTCACCCCAAATGTCTTTCTGCATTCCCCCTGCATTCCACAAAAGCTGTAACTTGTTAAAGCAAGGAATTGTCTTTGTGTTCTAGATATCAGTGCCAGCTAAATGTTCAAGTGGGAAGGGTTTCTCCCGGCCTGCTCGGCCAGCAAATCGACGCTTACCTTCCAGATGGGCATCCAGATCACCATCAGCACCGCCTGCTGTGAGAACGGCGTATAACTGCTCTGTCTCCTTTCGGTCAGAGACCTCAGTAGTCTGAACCCAGAGCTGAGTTGGATGGTGTTGTGAAAGCTCTACGCCTCATTATAACTGTGTTCGGTATGTGTTATAGCAACCAGTTCTACACTGTTGTATCTTGTCCAAGAGTGACCCCCACCA from Gavia stellata isolate bGavSte3 chromosome 2, bGavSte3.hap2, whole genome shotgun sequence includes these protein-coding regions:
- the KIAA0408 gene encoding uncharacterized protein KIAA0408 homolog, which encodes MDLRKQLENTERNWNKEKMELLERFDNERKEWECQWKVMQKKIEELYQEVKLRRESNMNVHDNKAIQSKMLQLSMHSPTLEETDTAELNYQHNVANDRMEKGSLPSKTGHECKETRSKSRNNTLLMDNLAFENREEPEDSLSIKTSKKNAKNYIGDLNVALKELARVSEELCSYQEEIRKKSNHRRMKSLPFLGEFEETQNTVILPEMNHVSSNESQTSETEEHNNRKNLMSYTRALKDMSYGGLADDRGTDFRPWQKKEAPPVPPRSTSRHLTNSLSAVVQLSEAPVRDPGIKSNCKAQDCRSGRKLMNPSPINQNETAAACANEGQTVKGPVMVTAAIPVTKNECNVPTSFCHNTWAYDVGKLGKDNKSEPSPLSAQKSCSDGNMVQTNKVHLKQNPKSHSSLYYSNDFYAPATLHNDLLEDARYTLGRTQRNETLAAKIDEFNRTVFHTDKHNNALQGNQVPQTASEDHKPCSPLCDSAISQTETVNTSCVSNPKFSAAKEQETSNPSKAIRMAGQQKQINGLPNTSGYRHMLHEHDWRPSNLSGRPRSADSRSNYGVVEKLLKNYEKSTVTSPCNAKCCKDKWTWANSEFSDGGCETLSQYLEMLQIEQGKQEFPRNSARHIGQQLKQGKERQKLPEISVPAKCSSGKGFSRPARPANRRLPSRWASRSPSAPPAVRTAYNCSVSFRSETSVV